One Cucurbita pepo subsp. pepo cultivar mu-cu-16 chromosome LG20, ASM280686v2, whole genome shotgun sequence genomic window carries:
- the LOC111783496 gene encoding spermidine synthase 1-like yields the protein MAFQNDTIVTDHTRPITIVQNGASFVPTFPDCYVNIDEEFPGEAHVYKQEKVIFQGKSQYQDFFVFQSQTYGKIAILDGCLQLTEKDECSYQEMLTHLPLCSIPRALRGKLEIRFPSRYH from the exons ATGGCCTTTCAAAACGACACCATCGTCACTGACCATACTCGACCCATCACAATCGTTCAAAATGGCGCCTCTTTTGTGCCAACATTTCCAGATTGCTACGTCAATATTGATGAAGAATTTCCTG gggAGGCACATGTGTATAAGCAAGAGAAGGTCATATTCCAAGGCAAATCCCAGTAtcaagatttttttgtttttcag tCACAAACATATGGGAAGATTGCTATATTGGATGGCTGCCTTCAGCTAACAGAGAAGGATGAGTGTTCTTATCAGGAAATGCTCACTCATCTCCCACTCTGTTCTATTCCNCGCGCCTTGagggggaagctcgaaa